Proteins found in one Papio anubis isolate 15944 chromosome 13, Panubis1.0, whole genome shotgun sequence genomic segment:
- the LOC110741372 gene encoding E3 ubiquitin-protein ligase COP1-like isoform X1 produces the protein MFCFSFCFYCPLPLVKLWYTNLDSSVASTEAKANVCCVKFSPSFRYHLAFGCADHCVHYYDLPNTEQPIMVFKGHQKAVSYAKFVSGEEMVFASTDSQLKLWNVGKSYSPCSFKGHINEKNFVDLASNGDYKACGSENSSLYLYYKGLSKTLLTFKFDAVKSVLDKDRKGDDTKEFVSTVCWRALPNGDSNVLIAANSQGTIKVLELYEGLTQVKLYLILLKYICS, from the coding sequence atgttttgtttctctttttgtttttattgtcctTTGCCCTTAGTGAAGCTGTGGTATACCAATCTAGACAGCTCAGTGGCAAGCACTGAAGCGAAGGCTAATGTGTGCTGTGTTAAATTCAGCCCCTCTTTCAGATACCATTTGGCTTTTGGCTGTGCAGATCACTGTGTCCACTACTATGATCTTCCTAACACTGAACAGCCAATCATGGTATTCAAAGGACACCAAAAAGCAGTCTCTTATGCCAAATTTGTGAGTGGTGAAGAGATGGTCTTTGCCTCAACAGACAGTCAGCTAAAACTGTGGAATGTAGGGAAATCATACTCTCCATGTTCCTTTAAGGGTCATATCAATGAAAAAAACTTTGTAGACCTGGCTTCCAATGGAGATTATAAAGCTTGTGGAAGTGAAAATAGCTCTCTCTATCTGTACTATAAAGGACTGTCTAAGACCTTGCTAACTTTTAAGTTTGATGCAGTCAAAAGTGTTCTGGACAAAGACCGAAAAGGAGATGATACAAAAGAATTTGTTAGTACTGTGTGCTGGAGGGCACTACCAAATGGAGATTCCAATGTGCTGATTGCTGCTAACAGTCAGGGTACAATTAAGGTGCTAGAATTGTATGAAGGGTTAACTCAAGTCAAATTGTACTTGATCCTGCTGAAATACATCTGCAGCTGa
- the LOC110741372 gene encoding uncharacterized protein LOC110741372 isoform X2, whose amino-acid sequence MTPIPPSSLPPLDLLRVFLFVFNASLLVREKQRIPQNSFLYPLSRKMGQFTAAIVGRISCLGVWKLPRVESCSQPARPLLSLAQTTTKTTATTTTTTKHATCAPAYTNTPTEPNQADKASRRASGRLIPVEKEMTVDYWSKILSSIQQGQEMQRINHEPSCPEEEKKKSVVDGRSKKLYEHQEAGNMSVA is encoded by the exons ATGACTCCcatccctccttcttccctcccaccccttgATCTCCTTCGCGTTTTCCTGTTTGTATTCAACGCGTCCCTGCTTGTGCGAGAAAAGCAAAGAATCCcacaaaactcttttctttatcctCTTTCCAGAAAAATGGGCCAATTCACAGCTGCAATCGTTGGGAGAATTTCCTGTCTGGGAGTCTGGAAACTGCCAAGAGTGGAAAGCTGCAGCCAGCCAGCGAGGCCTCTGTTGTCACTggcccaaacaacaacaaaaacaaccgcaacaacaacaacaacaacaaaacatgccACGTGTGCACCGGCATATACAAACACGCCCACAGAACCAAACCAAGCGGACAAGGCTTCAAGGAGAGCTTCTGGGCGGCTCATTCCCGTG gaaaaagaaatgacagtaGACTACTGGTCCAAAATACTCTCTTCTATCCAACAAGGCCAAGAGATGCAAAGGATTAATCATGAACCCAGTTgcccagaggaggaaaaaaaaaaatctgttgtagACGGAAGAAGCAAGAAGTTATATG